In Miscanthus floridulus cultivar M001 chromosome 5, ASM1932011v1, whole genome shotgun sequence, one genomic interval encodes:
- the LOC136453859 gene encoding protein root UVB sensitive 6-like, producing MAPAVGLKRSATQTITLPPPETRLAVRDVMRSTIPSQPAEAPASTERPAPAAALQGFLCLEEVDGRRWSYVVDGGAAKGRGGGGAAVPAGASVRAVPLQSPLPPAEEIMAFIRSYVVPEGFPDSVTPSYVPYMTWRALKHFFGGAMGVFTTRTLLSSVGVSQSKVTPGAIAINWILKDGAGRVGKMLFARQGKKFDYDLKQLRYTSDLLLEIGAGIELTTAAFPQFFLPMACVANVVKNVAAVTSTSTRTPIYKAYARGENIGDVTAKGESVGNIADLLGTGLSIFISKRNPSLVTSFAFLSCGYLLSSYQEVRSVVLNTLNRARFTVAVDSFIKTGHIPSLKEGNSQETIFNPPWRHEPVAIGSRFGEAFQEPASFLAIRPLFEDERYMVTYNPTKDKVYALLKDQAKSDDIIKAAFHAHVLLHFINASHARRLKQKQKQANPDRSEHLYSRNMDFLAHIAESCKIVSSSYGTFKKKAREQGWIMSESLLNPGKARLCAAKPQ from the exons ATGGCGCCAGCGGTGGGGCTGAAGCGCTCCGCCACGCAGACCATCACGCTGCCGCCGCCCGAGACGCGGCTGGCTGTGCGCGATGTCATGCGGTCCACGATCCCGTCGCAGCCCGCCGAGGCGCCAGCGTCCACGGAGAGGCCGGCGCCCGCCGCGGCGCTGCAGGGGTTCCTGTGCCTGGAGGAGGTGGACGGGAGGCGGTGGAGCTACGTGGTGGACGGCGGGGCCGCGAAGGGGAGGGGCGGGGGCGGGGCCGCCGTCCCCGCTGGGGCCTCCGTCAGGGCCGTGCCGCTGCAGTCGCCGCTTCCGCCTGCCGAG GAAATAATGGCATTCATAAGATCGTATGTTGTGCCTGAAGGGTTTCCAGACAGTGTTACTCCTTCATATGTACCTTACATGACTTGGAGGGCTCTGAAG CACTTCTTTGGTGGAGCGATGGGGGTGTTTACAACAAGAACCTTGCTGAGTTCTGTTGGAGTCTCTCAAAGCAAGGTGACACCAGGGGCCATTGCTATCAATTGGATCCTCAAG GACGGTGCTGGGCGAGTCGGAAAAATGCTTTTTGCACGTCAAGGAAAGAAGTTTGACTATGACTTAAAGCAG TTACGGTACACTAGTGATCTGTTGCTGGAAATAGGAGCTGGGATAGAATTAACTACTGCTGCATTCCCTCAGTTTTTCTTGCCTATGGCTTGCGTAGCCAACGTTGTAAAG AATGTCGCTGCTGTTACATCAACTTCAACTCGCACTCCAATCTATAAGGCCTATGCGAGAGGAGAAAACATTGGAGATGTCACTGCTAAAGGCGAATCTGTTGGGAACATTGCAGATCTG CTTGGTACTGGTCTGAGTATCTTTATCTCAAAAAGGAATCCCTCACTGGTGACTTCATTTGCCTTCCTATCCTGTGGATATCTCCTGAGTTCATATCAAGAG GTGAGATCTGTTGTGCTGAATACCCTAAACAGGGCGAGGTTTACCGTCGCAGTGGATTCTTTCATTAAAACTG GTCACATTCCCTCCTTGAAGGAAGGAAACTCACAGGAGACGATATTTAATCCACCTTGGCGGCATGAGCCAGTCGCAATAG GGTCAAGATTTGGAGAAGCATTTCAAGAGCCAGCTTCATTTCTTGCCATAAGACCTCTGTTTGAG GATGAGAGATACATGGTAACATATAACCCAACAAAGGATAAAGTATATGCTTTGCTCAAGGACCAAGCAAAATCAGACGATATTATCAAAGCTGCTTTCCAT GCTCATGTGCTACTGCATTTTATTAATGCATCACATGCACGGAGGCtgaagcagaagcagaagcaggCAAATCCTGACCGATCAGAGCATCTGTACTCTAGAAACATGGATTTCCTGGCGCACATCGCTGAATCTTGCAAAATTGTTTCCTCATCATATGGAACATTCAAGAAGAAAGCTAGGGAACAG GGTTGGATAATGTCAGAATCTCTGCTCAACCCTGGCAAGGCTCGATTATGTGCAGCAAAACCACAATGA